The proteins below come from a single Nostoc sp. KVJ3 genomic window:
- a CDS encoding MFS transporter — translation MLQSTEIMLGLYKPLLWLAQAPVDPSNITPAQASVLTSGPRFFVALISGVILAFAFQLVLTNLSLAAGISYLGHSSDSDSDSGEVGSLGGSIRKIGTAVGIWTLVTVTIALLIACFLAVKLSLVILDPGLGAILGLVIWGAYFLLLVWVSSTTVGSLIGSVVNTATSGFQAIMGTATAALGAKAVNNQVVATAEAAAAAIRRELGSGIDPGSIRENIEDYLEKLRPPELDVSKIRSDFENLLNDPQFKAIAGTPDIRNIDREKFIELVSSRTDLSKKDVSRISDTLYKVWQQVVSQHSPTEDRMGELMDYLKSLPAGQTKTDELNAKLDRLVAEIRGSKESDQKASTGPIQSTLQQGLSALTGIVLGRTDLSDLDVEKILGSLTTAKDKVTQQADKLGLPTPSQPYSPIRSDVENYLYNTYAWQLSSEKIAQEFRDVIYDPAADSGIVRRELERLSRNDFVKILQQRGLLTQTQIQRIADRLEVVRKDVLVTVIGIEEREIVQDLQRAVESYLLVTPKADLTPVGIEQNFKPLLQDPDADYETLTLRLAHIERQEIREILLERNDVQLYEVDSILDELEKQRDRVLVESKGLAEQAQYQAETLWLNVESYLRNTGKSELNPDAIRAEFKKLLEDPQAGITSIRARLSRFDRDTLVQLLSQREDLTEDQVNQIINAAEESWHNIRHTPQAVVDKAKEQYDSVTTTIADYLRNTGKQELNPEGIGRDLTKLFENPKEGAVALRRRLSQVDRDTLVKLLSQRQDLSEQQVNEIIDSTQNSIRNFVRAPRRLATRTQQRAETFKAYLEEYLRQTGKEELNPEGIKRDLQLLLHDPRVGVESFSDRLSQFDRSTIIALLKIREDISDEEAARIADSMVSVRDQFVEQVRNIQRGIQDAIDGVFARIRNYLNSLDRPELNYDSIKHDVRTFFDDPQAGFDALRDRLSSFDRDTLVAIMSSREDISEEDANRIIDQIERARNTVLQRAERIQQEAQRRLEQVKHQAQRQAEETRKAAATAAWWLFATASVSAVFSALGGAIAARP, via the coding sequence ATGCTCCAAAGTACGGAAATCATGCTGGGACTCTACAAACCATTATTGTGGTTAGCACAGGCTCCAGTAGATCCCTCAAATATCACGCCAGCACAGGCATCGGTTCTCACTTCCGGGCCGCGCTTTTTTGTGGCTTTAATCTCCGGCGTGATCCTAGCCTTTGCTTTCCAATTAGTTTTAACTAATCTCTCCCTTGCAGCCGGTATTTCCTACCTGGGGCACTCATCTGACTCAGATTCTGATTCTGGGGAAGTGGGAAGTTTGGGCGGCAGCATTCGCAAAATTGGCACCGCAGTGGGGATTTGGACATTAGTCACTGTCACGATCGCTTTATTAATCGCCTGTTTTCTGGCTGTAAAATTGAGCCTTGTAATCTTAGATCCAGGATTAGGAGCAATTCTCGGTTTGGTAATTTGGGGTGCTTACTTTTTACTCCTGGTTTGGGTAAGTTCCACTACCGTGGGTTCCTTAATTGGCTCAGTTGTAAATACAGCAACATCGGGTTTTCAGGCGATTATGGGCACAGCTACCGCTGCCCTGGGCGCTAAAGCTGTCAATAACCAAGTTGTTGCCACCGCTGAAGCCGCCGCCGCCGCTATCCGTCGGGAACTAGGAAGCGGTATCGACCCTGGAAGTATCCGGGAGAACATAGAAGATTACTTAGAAAAGCTACGTCCCCCAGAATTGGATGTGTCGAAAATTCGGAGTGATTTTGAAAATTTACTCAACGATCCGCAATTCAAAGCGATCGCAGGGACTCCAGATATTCGCAACATCGACCGCGAAAAATTTATTGAGTTAGTCAGCAGCCGCACCGATCTTTCCAAAAAAGATGTTAGCCGCATTTCTGATACTTTGTATAAAGTTTGGCAACAAGTAGTAAGTCAGCATTCACCCACCGAAGACCGGATGGGTGAGTTAATGGATTATCTCAAATCACTTCCAGCCGGACAAACCAAGACAGATGAACTCAATGCCAAGCTGGATCGGTTAGTTGCAGAAATCCGCGGTTCCAAAGAATCTGACCAAAAGGCATCGACTGGGCCAATTCAAAGTACACTCCAGCAAGGACTATCTGCCTTAACCGGCATTGTGTTGGGACGGACAGATTTATCTGATTTGGATGTGGAAAAAATCTTGGGTAGTCTTACCACCGCCAAAGATAAAGTCACCCAACAAGCAGATAAGCTAGGGTTGCCAACACCATCACAACCCTATAGCCCAATTCGCTCTGATGTCGAAAACTACCTATATAACACTTATGCTTGGCAACTAAGCTCAGAAAAAATTGCCCAAGAATTTCGTGATGTCATTTACGACCCAGCAGCCGATTCTGGAATCGTCCGCAGGGAACTAGAAAGATTATCACGTAACGATTTCGTCAAAATTCTGCAACAACGGGGACTCCTTACCCAAACCCAAATTCAGCGCATTGCAGATCGGCTAGAAGTTGTCCGTAAAGATGTGCTGGTGACAGTTATAGGTATCGAAGAACGAGAAATAGTTCAGGACTTGCAACGCGCAGTAGAAAGTTATTTGCTTGTTACCCCAAAAGCAGATTTGACTCCCGTTGGCATTGAGCAGAATTTCAAACCACTGTTGCAAGACCCAGATGCCGATTATGAAACCCTGACATTGCGATTGGCACACATCGAACGTCAGGAAATTCGCGAGATATTACTGGAACGGAATGATGTTCAGTTATATGAAGTAGACAGCATTTTGGATGAATTGGAGAAACAGCGCGATCGCGTCTTGGTAGAATCCAAAGGATTAGCTGAACAGGCACAATATCAAGCAGAAACCCTGTGGTTGAATGTAGAATCATATCTGCGTAATACTGGGAAATCAGAACTAAATCCTGATGCCATCCGCGCGGAGTTCAAAAAATTACTAGAAGATCCCCAAGCTGGAATTACCTCAATTCGGGCGCGGTTGTCTCGCTTTGACCGTGATACCTTGGTGCAATTGTTGAGTCAGCGCGAAGACTTGACTGAAGACCAAGTTAATCAAATCATCAACGCGGCTGAAGAGTCGTGGCATAACATTCGCCACACACCCCAAGCTGTAGTAGATAAAGCTAAAGAGCAATACGACTCTGTTACTACGACAATCGCAGATTATCTACGGAATACAGGTAAACAAGAACTGAATCCAGAAGGGATTGGGCGAGATTTGACCAAATTATTTGAAAATCCCAAAGAAGGAGCTGTCGCCCTCCGTCGGCGATTGTCGCAAGTAGACCGGGATACACTGGTGAAGTTGCTCAGTCAACGTCAAGATTTGAGCGAACAACAAGTCAATGAAATTATTGATTCCACGCAAAATTCCATTCGGAATTTTGTGCGTGCGCCTCGCCGTTTAGCTACCCGCACCCAGCAAAGAGCCGAAACCTTCAAAGCTTATTTGGAAGAGTATCTCCGCCAAACTGGTAAAGAAGAACTTAATCCTGAAGGTATCAAACGCGACTTACAACTCCTCTTGCACGATCCGCGAGTGGGGGTAGAAAGTTTTAGCGATCGCCTTTCTCAATTTGACCGTTCTACCATCATCGCCCTGCTGAAAATTCGGGAAGATATTTCTGATGAAGAAGCGGCGCGAATTGCCGATAGCATGGTGTCCGTCAGGGATCAATTTGTAGAACAAGTGCGGAATATCCAACGAGGAATTCAAGACGCAATTGATGGGGTTTTTGCCCGAATTCGCAACTATCTTAATTCTCTGGATCGCCCAGAACTTAACTACGATAGTATCAAGCATGATGTTCGCACCTTTTTTGACGATCCTCAAGCCGGGTTTGATGCCCTGCGCGATCGCCTATCTTCTTTCGACCGTGATACCTTAGTGGCAATTATGAGTTCTCGTGAGGACATCTCTGAGGAAGATGCCAACCGGATCATCGACCAAATTGAACGGGCCCGGAACACAGTATTGCAACGTGCAGAACGCATCCAGCAAGAAGCCCAACGCCGTCTAGAACAGGTTAAGCATCAAGCACAGCGACAAGCCGAAGAAACCCGCAAAGCCGCAGCTACAGCTGCGTGGTGGTTGTTTGCCACAGCATCCGTTTCCGCCGTTTTCTCTGCATTAGGAGGAGCGATCGCTGCCAGACCGTAG
- a CDS encoding serine/threonine protein kinase codes for MNQSPFISPNSKGLLANRYQIKQLIGSGGMGEVFLANDILLGGIPVAIKFLTQTVVNTKMQQDFAREALMSAALSQKSLHIVRAYDYGVNEKGKPYYVMEYLCGKSLKDLIPLSLSMFLTLSRQICLGLQCAHQGINVDGKICPLVHRDIKPANILVIPDPILGQLVKILDFGIARFLNYVSTASTSNGFNGTLPYCSPEQLDGEKLDSRSDIYSLGVMMFEMLTGKKPWEPETDYFGAWYKAHHFEAPKTIADVKPSLKIPQKLNNLIMSCLAKKASDRPQNIAQILQVLNSLEQSNSNTLPPKLASSPILNYPFNSGLPIAVEQSCQQLLWPQNKPVQEIVFPQLTDTTQGSITALWLMLSKEEIKNYALSTSYNQFIFVTSPHPMLLWVTVLYNRKLAPKWLPCYLDMQNPQNLRLVSLLAENEHYALIFFTLEAPHSCTSVLSSRIEPTQRQMLKTWVQQSHHLPPASQPQLSKQLLKQQYKQMQSRILQHLESKPQVVLSRSI; via the coding sequence GTGAATCAAAGCCCATTTATATCTCCAAATAGTAAGGGCTTGCTTGCTAATCGTTATCAAATCAAGCAATTAATTGGTAGCGGTGGCATGGGTGAAGTTTTCTTAGCAAATGATATTTTGTTAGGAGGCATACCAGTTGCTATCAAGTTTTTGACTCAGACTGTTGTCAATACAAAAATGCAACAAGACTTTGCTCGTGAAGCTTTAATGAGTGCAGCTTTGAGTCAAAAGAGTTTACATATAGTGCGGGCCTATGATTATGGTGTGAATGAGAAAGGCAAACCATACTACGTTATGGAATATCTTTGTGGCAAGAGTTTAAAGGATTTAATTCCTTTATCACTATCTATGTTTTTGACTCTCTCCCGCCAAATTTGTTTGGGCTTACAGTGCGCCCATCAAGGCATTAACGTTGATGGCAAAATTTGCCCGTTAGTTCATCGAGATATCAAACCTGCCAATATATTAGTTATTCCCGATCCGATATTGGGTCAGTTAGTTAAAATTCTCGATTTTGGGATTGCTAGATTTTTAAATTATGTGTCAACAGCTAGTACAAGCAATGGATTTAATGGCACTTTGCCCTATTGTTCTCCAGAACAGCTAGATGGGGAAAAATTAGATAGCCGCTCTGATATTTATAGTCTGGGGGTGATGATGTTTGAAATGCTCACAGGCAAAAAACCCTGGGAACCAGAAACAGATTACTTTGGTGCTTGGTATAAAGCACATCACTTTGAAGCGCCAAAAACGATCGCAGATGTTAAACCCTCTCTGAAAATACCTCAGAAGCTAAATAATTTAATCATGTCTTGTCTAGCAAAAAAAGCAAGCGATCGCCCCCAAAATATCGCTCAAATCCTACAAGTTTTAAATAGCTTAGAACAGTCAAATTCTAACACTTTACCTCCAAAATTAGCCTCTAGTCCCATTCTTAACTATCCTTTCAACTCTGGATTACCAATTGCAGTAGAACAAAGCTGTCAACAACTTTTGTGGCCTCAAAATAAACCAGTTCAAGAAATTGTTTTTCCCCAGCTTACAGACACTACACAAGGATCTATCACAGCACTATGGTTAATGTTGTCTAAAGAAGAAATCAAAAACTATGCCCTTTCTACCTCTTACAACCAATTTATCTTTGTGACATCCCCTCACCCGATGTTGTTGTGGGTGACTGTACTCTACAATCGGAAATTGGCTCCTAAGTGGCTACCGTGCTACTTAGATATGCAAAATCCCCAAAATCTTCGGCTGGTAAGTTTACTGGCTGAAAATGAACACTATGCTTTGATTTTCTTTACTCTGGAAGCACCACATTCCTGTACGAGCGTTCTCAGCAGTCGCATTGAGCCAACTCAGCGACAAATGTTGAAAACCTGGGTGCAACAGAGTCATCACCTACCACCCGCTTCTCAACCCCAGTTGAGCAAACAGCTATTAAAGCAGCAGTATAAACAAATGCAATCCCGAATATTGCAGCATCTGGAATCCAAACCCCAGGTTGTATTATCACGGTCTATTTAA
- a CDS encoding esterase-like activity of phytase family protein: protein MQLIKKNKKIFAITRVIYFLIPIIIIIFLFTNLPSSAVEVSSIDFIGEATLPKGLIFNKTEVGGLSGITYNAKNNLYYAISDDRGQKAAARFYTLKIDLSKGYLKKSGVVAVNVTKLLNENNQTFRPGETDTEGIGLTNKATVFISSEGDAAKLINPFIKEFSLSSGKEITTLSIPNKFLPDKNGKQGIRNNLAFESLTITPDKKHLFTATENALIQDGVAAKPNIGSPCRILQYNLLNNQPEKEFLYQTEPVSPFLNLTGKFASGLPDLLALDNQGHFLSLERSFTGLGFAISLFQVSLEGSDDIHQIDSLLAVDSKNIKPVKKKLLLDLRTLDVLLDNIEGLTLGPKLPDGQQSLILVSDNNFNSLQRTQILAFKIKIETPLIRLLRRLLPNINP from the coding sequence ATGCAGTTAATTAAAAAAAATAAAAAAATCTTCGCAATTACACGAGTTATTTACTTTCTTATCCCGATCATAATTATCATTTTCTTATTTACAAATTTACCATCGAGTGCTGTTGAAGTTAGTAGCATAGATTTTATTGGAGAAGCCACTTTACCGAAAGGTTTAATCTTTAATAAAACCGAAGTTGGAGGTTTATCTGGAATTACATATAATGCAAAAAATAACCTTTATTATGCTATTTCTGATGATCGTGGACAGAAAGCTGCTGCCCGTTTCTACACCCTCAAAATCGACTTAAGCAAGGGTTATTTAAAAAAGAGTGGAGTTGTTGCCGTAAATGTTACCAAATTATTAAATGAAAATAATCAAACATTTCGTCCGGGAGAAACTGATACAGAAGGCATTGGATTAACGAATAAAGCAACTGTATTTATTTCTTCTGAAGGGGATGCTGCAAAATTAATTAACCCTTTTATTAAAGAGTTTTCACTATCTTCTGGCAAAGAAATTACAACACTTTCCATCCCAAACAAATTTTTGCCAGACAAAAATGGTAAACAAGGTATCCGCAACAATTTAGCTTTTGAAAGTCTCACCATCACACCCGATAAAAAGCATCTATTTACAGCCACTGAAAATGCTCTAATTCAAGATGGTGTCGCAGCTAAACCTAACATCGGTAGCCCTTGCCGAATTTTGCAATACAACTTACTCAACAACCAGCCAGAAAAGGAATTTCTTTACCAAACAGAACCAGTTTCACCCTTTTTGAATCTGACTGGCAAATTCGCTAGTGGATTACCCGATCTACTTGCTCTCGATAATCAAGGACACTTCTTAAGTTTAGAACGATCTTTTACTGGTTTAGGATTTGCTATTTCTTTATTTCAGGTTTCTTTAGAAGGATCTGATGATATTCATCAGATAGATAGTCTTTTAGCCGTTGATTCCAAAAATATTAAACCAGTTAAGAAAAAATTGCTCTTAGATTTGAGAACTCTAGATGTACTACTAGACAACATCGAAGGGTTAACTCTTGGCCCTAAACTACCCGATGGTCAACAATCATTAATTCTCGTGAGTGATAACAATTTTAACTCACTGCAACGTACCCAAATACTAGCCTTTAAAATTAAAATTGAAACACCACTAATCAGATTATTACGTCGGTTACTGCCGAATATCAACCCTTAA
- a CDS encoding serine/threonine protein kinase: MSQNKIENMVGQKAELDNYIGQFLNNRYLIRDLIGKGGMGRVYLAEDTAKGGMPIAVKILSLSLANQQMSQRFAREIFIGAQLGRKSKHIVRILSYGVTEDKTPFYVMEYLQGKNLKQILKIQPLTISKFLEICNQICLGLQCAHQGISLKGEIYPIVHRDIKPENIFLSQDSKQGEIVKILDFGIAKFLTERSGMTLTDSFIGSLPYCSPEHMEGRKLLDVRSDIYSLGVLMFEMLTGKHPFQTKSNSFGTWYQAHRFQMPPTVQEVNPQVKIPQVLEKILMSCLAKEVSDRPQNINQILEDLEKVNIQLNNIISINNDEIVKLSFPAQLVPATLLSEKECLQRNWPKNKPIASIGFPHLLQTPQRPIPTFWAMLPKQEITKFLDKIHGTEFISQVNVYPMLLWVTILYDTQPSMTKWLPYFLDFKDHKGQNIARSLAEVGYYHLLFFSLEDPTRCSHVTTLSLTANQRQQLVDWLDTSQQSNELILPNQAKNLLKIEYEKLKADILRNLAAVPKAEKEGLKNWIDKFLEIFFKFLSRP, encoded by the coding sequence ATGTCACAAAACAAAATTGAGAATATGGTAGGGCAAAAAGCGGAATTAGACAATTATATTGGGCAATTTTTAAATAATCGCTATTTAATCAGAGATTTGATTGGTAAAGGGGGGATGGGTAGAGTTTATTTAGCAGAAGATACTGCTAAAGGTGGAATGCCCATCGCAGTCAAAATTTTATCACTTAGTTTGGCGAACCAGCAAATGTCCCAACGCTTTGCCAGAGAGATTTTTATTGGCGCTCAATTGGGTCGTAAAAGTAAACATATTGTTCGCATCCTGAGTTATGGCGTTACTGAGGATAAGACCCCCTTTTATGTAATGGAATACCTCCAAGGAAAAAATCTCAAACAAATTCTCAAAATTCAGCCCTTAACAATATCGAAATTTTTAGAGATTTGTAATCAAATTTGTTTAGGTTTACAATGTGCCCACCAAGGTATCAGTCTCAAAGGAGAAATTTATCCTATTGTTCACAGGGATATAAAACCAGAAAACATATTTCTGAGTCAAGATAGTAAACAAGGAGAAATTGTCAAAATACTCGATTTTGGTATTGCCAAATTTTTAACAGAGCGAAGTGGGATGACTCTGACAGATTCTTTTATTGGCAGTTTACCTTACTGTTCTCCAGAACACATGGAAGGGCGCAAATTACTAGATGTACGCTCTGATATTTACAGTTTAGGAGTACTAATGTTTGAGATGCTAACTGGGAAACATCCATTTCAGACAAAAAGTAACTCATTTGGTACTTGGTACCAAGCGCATCGTTTTCAAATGCCACCTACGGTTCAAGAAGTGAATCCGCAAGTCAAAATTCCGCAGGTGTTAGAAAAGATATTGATGAGTTGTTTAGCTAAAGAAGTAAGCGATCGCCCACAAAATATCAACCAAATATTAGAAGATTTAGAAAAGGTTAATATTCAACTTAATAATATTATTTCTATAAATAACGATGAAATTGTCAAACTTTCTTTTCCGGCTCAATTAGTACCTGCAACTTTGTTATCAGAAAAAGAGTGTTTGCAGAGAAACTGGCCTAAAAATAAACCAATTGCGTCAATTGGTTTTCCCCATTTACTACAAACTCCTCAAAGACCCATACCAACTTTTTGGGCAATGTTGCCTAAGCAAGAGATTACAAAATTTTTGGATAAAATACATGGTACTGAATTTATTAGTCAAGTTAATGTATACCCGATGCTATTGTGGGTAACAATACTATATGATACACAGCCCTCTATGACTAAATGGCTGCCTTATTTTCTGGATTTTAAAGATCATAAAGGGCAGAATATAGCACGTAGTTTAGCAGAAGTAGGCTACTATCATTTACTATTTTTTTCCCTTGAAGATCCAACCCGTTGCTCTCATGTAACAACCTTAAGCCTCACGGCTAATCAGCGCCAGCAACTTGTAGATTGGTTAGATACAAGTCAACAGTCAAATGAATTAATTTTGCCTAATCAAGCCAAAAATCTTCTAAAAATAGAGTACGAGAAACTGAAAGCAGATATATTACGAAACTTAGCCGCAGTCCCAAAAGCTGAGAAAGAAGGGTTAAAAAATTGGATAGATAAATTTTTGGAGATTTTCTTTAAGTTTTTATCCCGTCCTTGA
- a CDS encoding hybrid sensor histidine kinase/response regulator has translation MPFNQTNDHKRNILVVDDTPDNLRLLSAMLTAQGFEVRKALNGKMALTACQMVLPDVILLDINMPGMDGYQVCQQLKADDKTREVPVIFISALDDVVDKVKAFDVGGVDYIAKPFHGAEVVLRIENQINLRLLQVKLQEKNFLLQEALDNLKSAQVQQIQNEKMVALGQLVAGLAHEINNPISFIYGNLQYADQYVQDLVDLIEVYQQEYPKPTSKVQQISKDIDLNFVVKDLQNLIGAMYRGSDRIREIVLALQHFSRHDEAEMKRVNIHEDIENTLVMLQHRLREAADRPAIVVVKDYGNLPLVTCYASELNQVFMHLLNNAIDAIEEAVGNQSSDPYSLTPLESSCSTTALRASCGGGDTPISALGETSKPQWLLPTPQIRIHTEVTDLNMIRIAIADSGLGIKESLRSRLFDPFFTTKAVGKGSGLGLSISYQIIVQKHRGNITCNSSVGQGAEFAIEIPIEQPEH, from the coding sequence ATGCCTTTTAATCAAACTAACGATCATAAAAGAAATATTTTGGTGGTCGATGATACCCCAGATAATTTGCGGCTTTTATCGGCGATGTTGACTGCACAAGGTTTTGAAGTTCGCAAAGCCTTAAACGGTAAAATGGCACTGACTGCGTGTCAAATGGTTTTGCCAGATGTGATTTTGCTGGATATCAATATGCCAGGAATGGATGGCTATCAAGTCTGTCAACAACTGAAAGCTGATGACAAAACTCGCGAAGTCCCAGTAATTTTTATCAGCGCCCTGGATGATGTGGTAGATAAGGTAAAAGCCTTTGATGTTGGTGGTGTAGATTATATTGCTAAACCTTTTCATGGAGCAGAGGTGGTGTTACGAATTGAAAATCAGATTAATTTACGTTTGCTTCAAGTTAAACTGCAAGAAAAAAACTTTTTATTACAAGAGGCTCTTGACAACTTGAAATCTGCTCAAGTTCAACAAATTCAAAACGAAAAGATGGTGGCGCTGGGGCAATTAGTGGCTGGGCTAGCTCATGAAATTAATAACCCAATCAGTTTTATTTATGGTAATCTCCAATATGCAGATCAATACGTACAAGACCTAGTGGATCTGATTGAAGTTTATCAACAGGAATATCCAAAACCCACATCCAAAGTTCAGCAAATATCCAAAGATATAGACCTGAATTTTGTGGTTAAGGATCTGCAAAACTTGATAGGTGCAATGTATAGAGGCTCCGATCGCATTCGAGAAATTGTCCTGGCGCTACAACACTTTTCTCGGCATGATGAAGCAGAGATGAAACGGGTAAATATCCATGAAGACATCGAAAACACTTTGGTAATGTTACAACATCGGCTCAGGGAAGCAGCAGATCGCCCTGCAATTGTTGTAGTCAAAGATTATGGTAACTTGCCTTTAGTGACTTGTTATGCAAGTGAACTAAACCAAGTATTTATGCATTTGTTAAATAATGCTATAGATGCAATAGAAGAAGCAGTAGGCAATCAATCTTCCGATCCTTATTCCCTAACCCCACTTGAGAGCAGTTGCTCCACTACAGCGCTTCGCGCATCCTGCGGCGGGGGAGACACGCCAATTTCTGCACTTGGGGAAACCTCAAAACCTCAGTGGCTCCTTCCTACTCCTCAGATTCGGATTCACACAGAGGTGACAGACTTGAATATGATTAGAATTGCGATCGCAGATAGTGGTCTTGGTATAAAAGAGTCACTGCGATCGCGTTTATTTGACCCATTTTTTACTACAAAAGCTGTGGGTAAAGGTAGTGGATTAGGATTATCTATTAGCTATCAGATTATCGTCCAAAAACACCGAGGAAATATTACCTGTAACTCTTCTGTTGGGCAAGGAGCAGAGTTTGCGATCGAAATTCCCATCGAGCAACCTGAACATTAA